A window of Choloepus didactylus isolate mChoDid1 chromosome 21, mChoDid1.pri, whole genome shotgun sequence contains these coding sequences:
- the LOC119517106 gene encoding dCTP pyrophosphatase 1-like, translated as MGDMSRASGDARGDTRGDAREKGTTAAGPFTFSPEPTLEDIRCLQAEFAAERDWGQFHQPRNLLLALVGEVGELAELFQWKPDDEPGPQAWPPRERAALQEELSDVLIYLVALAARCHVDLPRAVLSKMETNRRRYPAHLSCGSACKYTDLPHGTVSNDRAVGPVDLVPESTGQAST; from the exons ATGGGCGACATGTCACGGGCCAGTGGGGACGCGCGTGGGGACACGCGTGGGGACGCGAGGGAAAAGGGCACGACCGCTGCCGGCCCGTTCACCTTCAGCCCGGAACCCACGCTTGAGGATAT CCGCTGTCTCCAAGCTGAGTTCGCCGCTGAGAGAGACTGGGGCCAGTTCCACCAGCCTCGGAACCTGCTCCTGGCCTTGGTGGGGGAAGTGGGGGAGCTGGCAGAGCTCTT TCAGTGGAAGCCGGATGACGAGCCTGGACCCCAAGCCTGGCCTCCCAGGGAGCGGGCAGCCCTCCAGGAGGAGCTTAGTGATGTCCTCATCTACCTGGTGGCATTGGCAGCCCGCTGCCATGTGGATCTGCCTCGAGCAGTGCTCTCCAAGATGGAGACCAACCGGAGACGCTACCCAGCCCATCTGTCCTGCGGCTCTGCCTGCAAGTATACGGACTTGCCCCATGGGACTGTCTCCAATGACCGGGCTGTGGGGCCTGTAGACCTTGTCCCCGAATCCACAGGCCAGGCCTCCACCTAG